In a single window of the Magnolia sinica isolate HGM2019 chromosome 7, MsV1, whole genome shotgun sequence genome:
- the LOC131252063 gene encoding uncharacterized protein LOC131252063 isoform X1, whose amino-acid sequence MNDASSNPFQHSSFVMNLYLETSSTLLKVLQAHSGQLISHQLSEELRRLQASSVHVNPRLQNGGGHVSKGVKPKGRGAPKKAPDRKQKMPIAIDSEEEDDEVLELKE is encoded by the exons ATGAATGATGCATCTTCCAATCCTTTCCAACATTCTAGCTTTGTCATGAATCTTTATCTAGAGACAAGTTCTACTCTTTTGAAG GTCCTTCAAGCCCATTCTGGCCAGCTCATCTCCCACCAACTTTCTGAGGAATTGAGAAGGTTGCAGGCATCATCTGTGCATGTTAATCCAAGATTGCAAAATGGTGGAG GACATGTTTCTAAGGGGGTAAAACCCAAAGGCAGGGGAGCTCCGAAGAAGGCTCCTGATAGAAAG CAGAAAATGCCAATTGCCATtgatagtgaagaggaagatgatgaggtgCTCGAGCTGAAAGAATGA
- the LOC131252063 gene encoding uncharacterized protein LOC131252063 isoform X2 translates to MNDASSNPFQHSSFVMNLYLETSSTLLKVLQAHSGQLISHQLSEELRRLQASSVHVNPRLQNGGGHVSKGVKPKGRGAPKKAPDRKKMPIAIDSEEEDDEVLELKE, encoded by the exons ATGAATGATGCATCTTCCAATCCTTTCCAACATTCTAGCTTTGTCATGAATCTTTATCTAGAGACAAGTTCTACTCTTTTGAAG GTCCTTCAAGCCCATTCTGGCCAGCTCATCTCCCACCAACTTTCTGAGGAATTGAGAAGGTTGCAGGCATCATCTGTGCATGTTAATCCAAGATTGCAAAATGGTGGAG GACATGTTTCTAAGGGGGTAAAACCCAAAGGCAGGGGAGCTCCGAAGAAGGCTCCTGATAGAAAG AAAATGCCAATTGCCATtgatagtgaagaggaagatgatgaggtgCTCGAGCTGAAAGAATGA